In a genomic window of Dyadobacter fermentans DSM 18053:
- the ccsA gene encoding cytochrome c biogenesis protein CcsA, with amino-acid sequence MIHSTIGNAGHLLVIVAFVSAILATFAYFKAGIAGGTVEETQNWKKFARGVYWVHLAAVLGVVFSLYWIIGNHYFEYHYAWKNSSLSLPTGYTISSFWQDQEGSFLLWIFWNVVLGAVLIFSNRSWEAPVMTVFALVQAFLTSMILGVVIPGLDMKIGSTPFLLLKEVMPDLPVYKMDPNFIPKDGNGLNPLLQNYWMVIHPPTLFLGFASTLIPFSFAIAGLWSKRINEWIRPALPWSLFSALVLGVGILMGAYWAYETLNFGSYWNWDPVENSSFVPWLVLVAAVHVMIIARRNATALKASFILTIATFILVLYSTFMTRSGVLGSASVHSFTDLGLSGQLLIYLFTFMIVSIGLLIYRWKSLPSDEEEVSTYSQEFWIFIGAVVLCMSGFQIIFTTSFPVYNKIAEAFGFVLNLALPADQLSHYNKFQLWFFALIIVLTGVGQYFWWKKTGKGKLQALYNPLLIALLISAAVITVKQVRDIQYIVLLTTSIFAIVANGNILLNIIRGNYNLSGGAITHIGVALMLIGVLFSSAYTKVVSMNNSGLMISRSEEFTANDNKENKENITLWLNKPEKMGDYMLTWRDVRVEPRHIPGYIPKSWVDIVEGDFRAVALRDIELDGQKYNKKGDTLEIFPENFYYEIEYREPSGKIFTLFPRVQINPRMGGIVSSPDIQRKVDKDLYTYVSMVTNPTAEPVWSQTENFTINLRDTFFVNDYVAILDNVVRTEDVEGIKLGPGDAAVKAIIRVLDKEKEFVVTPSFVIRDRMVARKPEVSDELGMRIQFNEINPQTGQFTFGVNTTQRDFIVMKATEKPLINILWLGTFVLMIGLTMATIRRFRDFVKMRNKENAAAEPKAKAKPKVQTA; translated from the coding sequence ATGATTCACAGTACGATCGGAAATGCAGGGCACCTGCTGGTTATAGTCGCATTCGTCTCGGCCATTCTGGCGACGTTCGCTTATTTCAAGGCGGGTATCGCGGGTGGGACCGTGGAAGAGACGCAAAACTGGAAAAAGTTTGCGCGCGGCGTTTACTGGGTACATTTGGCGGCGGTGCTCGGAGTAGTGTTCTCGCTCTACTGGATCATCGGTAACCATTATTTCGAATACCATTACGCCTGGAAAAACTCGTCGCTATCCCTGCCGACTGGCTACACGATTTCCAGTTTCTGGCAGGACCAGGAAGGTAGCTTTCTCCTCTGGATATTCTGGAACGTTGTGCTTGGAGCGGTACTGATCTTCTCCAACCGCTCGTGGGAAGCGCCTGTGATGACCGTTTTTGCATTGGTACAGGCATTTTTGACCTCCATGATCCTCGGCGTAGTAATCCCCGGCCTCGATATGAAAATCGGTTCTACGCCATTCCTTTTGCTCAAAGAGGTAATGCCCGACCTGCCGGTTTACAAAATGGACCCGAATTTCATTCCGAAAGACGGTAACGGCCTCAACCCATTGTTGCAGAACTACTGGATGGTGATCCACCCTCCTACCCTGTTCCTCGGCTTTGCGAGCACGCTCATTCCGTTCTCGTTCGCCATCGCGGGGCTTTGGAGCAAGAGAATTAATGAATGGATTCGCCCCGCATTGCCATGGTCGCTATTCTCGGCGCTGGTGTTGGGTGTGGGTATATTAATGGGTGCCTACTGGGCTTACGAAACCCTGAACTTCGGTAGTTACTGGAACTGGGACCCGGTTGAAAACTCATCATTCGTTCCCTGGCTCGTGCTGGTGGCTGCCGTACACGTGATGATCATCGCCAGAAGGAATGCAACCGCACTGAAAGCGTCGTTCATCCTCACGATCGCGACGTTCATTCTCGTGCTATACTCTACCTTCATGACACGCAGCGGCGTGCTGGGCAGTGCTTCGGTACACTCGTTTACGGACCTTGGCCTTTCCGGTCAGCTGCTGATCTACCTTTTCACGTTCATGATCGTGTCCATCGGCCTGCTGATCTACCGTTGGAAATCGTTGCCGAGCGACGAGGAGGAGGTTTCGACTTACTCGCAGGAATTCTGGATCTTCATTGGCGCGGTGGTGCTGTGTATGTCCGGTTTCCAGATCATCTTTACCACTTCTTTCCCGGTTTATAACAAAATCGCCGAAGCATTCGGATTTGTACTCAACCTTGCATTGCCGGCCGATCAGCTGTCGCATTACAACAAGTTCCAGCTCTGGTTCTTCGCGTTGATCATCGTCCTCACCGGTGTTGGTCAGTATTTCTGGTGGAAAAAAACCGGAAAAGGCAAGTTGCAGGCATTGTACAACCCACTGTTGATCGCGTTGCTGATCAGCGCCGCGGTCATCACCGTGAAGCAGGTTCGCGATATTCAGTACATTGTACTTTTGACCACCTCCATTTTCGCGATCGTGGCCAATGGAAATATCCTGCTCAACATCATCCGCGGTAACTATAACCTCTCCGGCGGGGCGATCACGCACATTGGCGTAGCGCTCATGCTCATCGGCGTGCTGTTTTCATCGGCCTACACGAAAGTCGTTTCGATGAACAACTCCGGGCTCATGATCTCCCGCAGCGAGGAATTTACAGCCAACGACAATAAGGAAAACAAAGAGAACATTACCCTCTGGCTCAACAAGCCCGAAAAAATGGGCGACTACATGCTCACCTGGCGCGACGTGCGTGTGGAGCCACGCCACATTCCCGGCTACATTCCGAAGAGCTGGGTTGACATCGTAGAGGGCGATTTCCGCGCGGTAGCGTTGCGTGATATCGAACTGGATGGACAGAAGTACAACAAAAAGGGCGATACCCTCGAAATTTTCCCTGAAAACTTCTACTACGAAATCGAATACCGCGAGCCGTCGGGGAAGATATTCACCTTGTTCCCGCGTGTGCAGATCAACCCGCGCATGGGTGGCATCGTGTCTTCGCCGGACATTCAGCGCAAGGTCGATAAGGACTTGTACACCTACGTTTCGATGGTGACCAACCCGACCGCCGAGCCGGTTTGGAGCCAAACAGAGAACTTTACCATTAACCTTCGAGATACATTCTTCGTGAACGACTACGTGGCGATACTCGACAACGTGGTGCGCACCGAGGACGTGGAAGGCATCAAACTCGGCCCGGGCGATGCCGCCGTGAAGGCGATCATACGCGTGTTGGATAAGGAAAAGGAGTTTGTCGTAACACCGTCATTCGTCATCCGCGACCGCATGGTCGCACGCAAGCCGGAAGTAAGCGACGAACTGGGCATGCGCATTCAGTTCAATGAAATCAACCCGCAAACGGGCCAGTTTACATTTGGAGTAAACACTACCCAGCGTGACTTCATCGTCATGAAGGCCACCGAAAAGCCGCTGATCAACATCCTGTGGTTGGGTACGTTCGTATTGATGATCGGTCTTACGATGGCAACGATCCGCCGTTTCAGGGATTTTGTAAAAATGCGCAATAAGGAAAACGCGGCAGCCGAACCGAAGGCCAAAGCAAAACCCAAAGTGCAAACTGCCTAA
- a CDS encoding DUF3817 domain-containing protein has translation MVSELTKSALGRLRIIAFLEGISYLVLLGIAMPLKYLAGLPQAVRVVGMAHGVLFVLFVLLLIQVAVEKNWSFKKSTLSFISSLIPFGTFYADSRWFKD, from the coding sequence ATGGTATCCGAACTCACTAAATCGGCGCTAGGCCGGCTGCGTATCATCGCCTTCCTTGAAGGCATTTCCTATCTCGTACTTCTGGGCATTGCAATGCCCCTCAAATACCTCGCGGGACTTCCACAGGCTGTCCGCGTGGTGGGCATGGCTCATGGCGTGCTGTTTGTCCTTTTTGTACTGCTGCTGATCCAGGTAGCTGTGGAAAAAAACTGGTCATTCAAGAAATCGACCCTGTCGTTTATTTCTTCGCTGATACCCTTCGGGACATTTTATGCCGATTCCCGCTGGTTCAAAGATTGA
- a CDS encoding DUF5916 domain-containing protein, protein MLRTFILTPFIFCFIIFQSIAQKPNENYQYHIHSAVSPVKVDGVADDAAWSATETAKDFFMITPMDTSFSRALTDVKMCYDKHNLYILVVNYKPVKGGLIVESLKRDFAFGKNDNFLLFMDTFDDKTNGFSFGANAAGAPWDGQQGDGGTVDLSWDNKWVSAVKNEDDKWVWEAAIPFKSIRYKPGITRWGINFSRQDLTISEKSSWAPVPRQFPSASLAYTGVLVWDVPPPTPGPNISVIPYAAMRMTKDHQNDIPTKYKPTIGGDVKIGLTPSLNLDLTVNPDFSQVDVDVQQTNLDRFELFFPERRQFFLENADLFANFGYATIRPFFSRRIGLGVPIQFGARMSGKINKNWRIGVLDVQTGSNDTLTPHNNYAVFALQRQVLARSNVRFIFVNKDATNYTTERHSASNRYNRNIGAEFNLASAKNLWTGKVMFLKSFTPGRSSDDFTHAADLKFTKANLIWQWQHEYVGKNYNAEVGYVPNAVRNGYYKISPNVAYLFFIKHPKIISHGPKLVNNTFWDKNFDLSDREFILSYNVNFINRATVAVWGSSNYVRLLRPFDPTNLGNATLATGTEHNWKAVGFDIVSGPQNRFTYLASGILGGYYQNGKRNNLRAELGYRVQPYVAITMAGNYNDIRLPEPWKRTQLWLVGPRVDVTFTNNLFFTTFMQYNNQADNINLNARLQWRYKPASDLFIVYTDNYLPENFKVKNRAIVLKFTYWWNL, encoded by the coding sequence GTGCTACGTACCTTTATCCTAACCCCTTTCATCTTCTGTTTCATCATTTTTCAAAGCATTGCACAGAAACCGAACGAAAATTACCAGTACCATATCCATTCGGCTGTTTCGCCTGTCAAAGTCGATGGCGTAGCCGATGACGCCGCGTGGTCGGCGACGGAAACCGCGAAGGACTTTTTCATGATCACGCCGATGGATACCAGCTTTTCCAGGGCGCTGACGGACGTGAAAATGTGTTATGACAAACACAACCTTTACATCCTGGTTGTCAACTACAAACCGGTAAAAGGCGGGCTGATCGTGGAATCCCTGAAACGCGATTTCGCATTTGGGAAGAACGACAACTTCCTCCTTTTCATGGACACCTTTGATGACAAGACCAACGGTTTTTCATTCGGTGCCAATGCTGCCGGCGCTCCCTGGGATGGCCAGCAGGGCGATGGCGGCACGGTGGACCTCAGCTGGGACAACAAATGGGTAAGCGCCGTCAAAAACGAGGACGACAAATGGGTTTGGGAAGCGGCCATTCCCTTCAAAAGCATCCGCTACAAACCGGGCATCACGCGCTGGGGTATCAATTTCAGCCGCCAGGACCTGACCATCTCCGAAAAATCCTCGTGGGCGCCCGTTCCGCGGCAGTTTCCATCCGCCTCGCTCGCTTACACGGGCGTGCTGGTGTGGGACGTGCCGCCGCCCACGCCCGGACCGAACATTTCGGTGATCCCCTACGCGGCCATGCGGATGACGAAGGATCATCAGAACGACATTCCTACCAAGTACAAACCGACCATTGGCGGTGACGTCAAAATCGGACTCACGCCGTCGCTTAACCTCGACCTGACCGTCAACCCCGATTTCTCGCAGGTGGATGTGGACGTGCAGCAGACCAACCTCGACCGTTTCGAACTGTTTTTTCCCGAACGCAGGCAGTTTTTTCTCGAAAACGCCGACCTTTTTGCCAATTTCGGGTACGCTACCATCCGGCCGTTCTTCTCGCGCCGCATTGGCCTCGGAGTACCGATCCAGTTCGGAGCCAGGATGAGCGGAAAGATCAATAAAAACTGGCGCATTGGTGTGCTCGACGTGCAAACGGGCTCCAACGACACGCTCACGCCGCATAATAACTACGCCGTGTTCGCATTGCAGCGGCAAGTGCTCGCCCGCTCGAATGTGCGGTTCATTTTCGTGAACAAGGACGCGACTAACTACACCACGGAAAGGCACTCGGCCTCGAACCGCTATAATCGGAACATCGGCGCGGAGTTCAACCTCGCGAGCGCCAAAAACCTGTGGACGGGGAAAGTAATGTTCCTGAAATCGTTCACACCGGGCCGGTCGTCCGATGATTTTACGCACGCGGCCGATTTGAAATTCACCAAAGCCAACCTCATCTGGCAATGGCAGCATGAATATGTGGGTAAGAATTACAATGCGGAAGTAGGCTACGTGCCCAATGCCGTTCGGAATGGCTATTACAAGATCAGTCCGAATGTCGCTTATCTGTTCTTCATCAAGCATCCCAAAATCATCAGCCACGGGCCGAAACTTGTGAACAATACTTTCTGGGACAAGAATTTCGATTTGAGCGATCGCGAGTTCATTTTGTCCTACAATGTAAACTTTATCAACCGCGCCACTGTGGCCGTTTGGGGTTCGAGCAATTATGTGCGCCTCCTCCGCCCTTTCGATCCTACCAACCTGGGCAATGCTACATTGGCCACGGGCACGGAGCATAACTGGAAAGCCGTCGGTTTCGATATCGTCTCCGGTCCGCAAAACCGCTTTACCTACCTGGCATCGGGTATTTTAGGGGGTTACTACCAAAACGGCAAGCGCAACAACCTGCGCGCCGAGCTGGGCTACCGCGTGCAGCCTTATGTCGCCATTACCATGGCCGGTAACTACAACGATATCCGCCTTCCAGAGCCGTGGAAACGCACGCAGCTCTGGCTCGTAGGCCCGCGCGTGGACGTGACATTCACGAACAACCTGTTTTTCACGACATTCATGCAGTACAACAACCAGGCCGACAATATAAACCTGAATGCCCGTCTGCAATGGCGCTACAAGCCCGCGTCCGATTTGTTCATCGTGTATACAGACAACTATCTGCCCGAGAACTTCAAGGTCAAAAACCGGGCAATCGTGCTGAAATTCACCTATTGGTGGAATCTTTAA
- a CDS encoding flavin monoamine oxidase family protein: protein MDKPQQTSRREFLRQSAFLAGTSLLSTRSFGNIYVGKQSRVIVIGAGFAGLAAAYALKQKGMNVTVLETRNRIGGRVFSHTIDPKENLVVELGAEWVGNSHERVRTLCDQFKIPLLNNQFDTHLIYQNQYTKANAWDFSENWKPKMKALLEGYKKLDETQKAELDSIDWWRYLVNNGCEGKDLILRELLDSTDFGESIRHVSAFVALATFAESSEKNEMDLKMQGGNTMLARKFAEGIGEGNILTGHAVKRIEQKDSVKVTCENGKTFEADKLICAIPTFAMKNIQWEPGLPAEKIQAINELQYARINKNAILFKKRFWNDESFDLVTDQTPHYFYHATKNQPSQKGVLISYTIGEKAELISAQNDEWRKQMLGQTLGPYFPKAQKLIESQANYYWGTDKISQGAYAMYGLNQWNTTRPALQKPFLHTSFAGEHLADWQGFMEGAIVTGEMAAAEIIAV, encoded by the coding sequence ATGGACAAGCCGCAACAAACCTCCCGGCGCGAATTCCTGCGCCAATCCGCATTCCTCGCAGGGACCTCCCTCCTTTCCACACGCTCTTTCGGCAACATTTATGTCGGGAAACAGTCCCGCGTGATCGTGATCGGCGCCGGGTTTGCCGGATTGGCTGCCGCTTATGCCCTGAAACAAAAAGGCATGAACGTAACCGTGCTTGAAACGCGGAACCGCATTGGCGGACGCGTATTCTCCCACACCATCGACCCGAAAGAAAACCTCGTGGTAGAGCTCGGCGCCGAGTGGGTCGGCAACTCGCACGAGCGCGTCCGCACGCTTTGCGACCAATTCAAAATTCCGCTGCTCAACAACCAGTTTGATACCCACCTCATTTACCAAAACCAATACACAAAAGCCAATGCGTGGGACTTTTCGGAAAACTGGAAACCTAAAATGAAGGCATTGCTGGAAGGTTACAAAAAACTGGACGAAACGCAGAAGGCGGAACTCGACAGCATCGACTGGTGGCGCTACCTGGTCAACAATGGCTGCGAAGGCAAAGACCTCATCCTCCGCGAGCTGCTGGATAGTACCGATTTCGGGGAAAGCATCCGGCACGTATCCGCATTCGTTGCGCTGGCGACATTCGCGGAAAGCAGCGAGAAAAACGAAATGGACCTCAAAATGCAGGGCGGCAACACCATGCTCGCGAGGAAATTCGCGGAAGGCATAGGTGAAGGCAATATTCTCACCGGCCACGCCGTGAAACGCATCGAGCAAAAGGATTCGGTGAAAGTGACTTGCGAAAACGGCAAAACCTTCGAAGCCGACAAGCTCATTTGCGCCATCCCGACATTCGCCATGAAGAATATCCAATGGGAGCCGGGCCTGCCTGCCGAAAAAATACAGGCGATCAACGAACTCCAATACGCACGCATCAACAAGAATGCGATTTTGTTCAAAAAACGGTTCTGGAACGACGAGAGCTTCGACCTGGTAACCGACCAGACGCCCCATTATTTTTACCACGCCACCAAAAACCAGCCGTCACAAAAAGGCGTACTGATTTCCTACACCATCGGCGAAAAAGCGGAACTGATCTCGGCCCAAAACGACGAATGGCGCAAGCAAATGCTGGGCCAAACGCTAGGCCCCTATTTCCCGAAAGCCCAAAAGCTCATCGAGTCGCAGGCGAACTATTACTGGGGAACCGACAAGATCTCACAAGGCGCCTACGCCATGTACGGCCTCAACCAATGGAACACGACGCGTCCTGCATTGCAAAAGCCGTTTTTACACACATCTTTCGCCGGAGAGCACCTCGCCGACTGGCAAGGATTCATGGAAGGCGCGATTGTTACCGGCGAAATGGCCGCGGCAGAAATCATCGCCGTTTGA
- a CDS encoding CcmD family protein yields MKRISLILLTLLAICGNAFAQAGDTSVEMADKLRADGKIWVVVAVVAVIFAGLAVNLFRIDSRLKKIEKDLNIK; encoded by the coding sequence ATGAAAAGAATTTCCCTCATCCTCCTGACCCTGCTGGCCATCTGCGGCAACGCATTCGCGCAGGCAGGTGATACCTCCGTGGAGATGGCCGACAAGCTCCGCGCCGACGGTAAAATCTGGGTCGTGGTAGCGGTAGTAGCCGTGATTTTCGCCGGCTTGGCCGTGAACCTCTTCCGCATCGATTCCAGACTGAAAAAGATTGAAAAAGACCTCAATATCAAGTAA
- a CDS encoding cytochrome c maturation protein CcmE domain-containing protein, whose product MKKIQIFGLVIIAVAIGIIVSTAGDASTYVDFTKAKAMAADGDNESIHVVGKLKKDAAGQILEMEYRPEIDPNLFVFTLIDNNNVEQKVVYKNSKPQDFDKSEQVVVVGKMQQGSFTAEKILMKCPSKYEEGKMETTEHTAKQS is encoded by the coding sequence ATGAAAAAGATACAGATATTCGGATTGGTGATCATCGCGGTTGCAATTGGTATTATTGTTTCAACTGCCGGTGATGCAAGTACTTACGTCGATTTTACGAAAGCCAAAGCCATGGCTGCCGACGGCGACAATGAGAGCATTCACGTGGTAGGCAAGCTCAAAAAAGATGCTGCCGGCCAGATCCTCGAAATGGAATACCGCCCGGAAATTGACCCTAACCTGTTCGTTTTCACATTGATAGACAATAACAATGTGGAACAGAAGGTGGTCTACAAAAACAGCAAACCACAGGATTTCGACAAATCCGAACAAGTGGTAGTGGTGGGCAAAATGCAGCAAGGCTCGTTCACTGCGGAAAAAATTCTGATGAAATGCCCGTCGAAATACGAGGAGGGTAAAATGGAAACTACGGAACATACCGCGAAACAATCATGA